The Natrinema sp. DC36 genome includes the window GTCGCGCCGTCCGGGAGGTGATCGACGGCGTTTTCGGCGGCCAGCCGCTTGCCGGACTCGATCCGCGAGACGACCTCGTCGATCTTCTCGCTCGTGAGTCGGTGAGCGTCCTCGACGCTGTCGGGCTCGGCGTCGGCCACGTCGTCGACGACCTCCCGGACGGCGTTTTGTAACGAGGCGTGCGAAGGGTTCGCCCGTCGCAACACGGAGCCGTTTCGCTCGAGCGCGCGGACGTACTCCTCGACGGTCGCGAACTCGCGCTCGACAAGCTCCTCGAGGGCCTTGGCCGCGCGGACAGCGACCACCGAGGAGCTGTGCGTCTGCATCTCCCGAATTTCCTCGGCCGTCTCGTCGATCATACCTACACGGTTTCCCGTCAGCGCAAAAGGTGTTCCGGGTGCCCGCAACCGTCCCGTCGCCGGTCGTTCGAAGGTGCGCCGTCACGCGGTCTCGTCGAACTCGAAAATCCGCTGAAGTTCGTCCTCGATTCGGTCGACGAACGCCTCGAGGACGGGCTCGAACTGTTCGTGGTCGGCCACCGCGCCGACACGAGCCGCCGGCTCGGCCGGGAGTTCGACGCGGAACTCGCCATTACCTTCGTAGAAGGGTTCGCTCTCGCTCAGCACCTGCCGGTCGATGGCACGAAGTACCGCCGAGTCATACTGGCCGTGTAACTGCTGGTAGGCCGCGGAGTACGCCTCCTCGAGTTCCTCGAAGTAGTGAACGTACTTCTCCTCGAACTTTTCGGGGTCGAACTCGGTCATAGCCGTCCGTGCGGACGCTATCGGGTAAACGGTTCGGGACTCCATACCGGGATCGGCCCTCCGGCCAAGCACCCGAACGTCCCACCGATGCCCGCAGGCTTACGTCCTCGAGGCCCCTAGAGCCGCCGATGACCGTCACCGTCCGGTACACCTGTCCCCACTGCAACGCCGTGGTCAGCCTCGAGCGGCCGCCGGATCTGGCGGACCGATCGGTCACGACGGTCCGCCAGCCGGGCTGGGAGTACGCGAGCCCGGACGATCCCGACCGGGAGTCGGCCGATGGGATCGAAATGCTCTGTGGCGAGGACGGTCCCGTTACCGACCCCGAGGGAGAGCCCGTCGAGGGCTGTGGTCGTCCGTTCTACCTCAACTTCGTGCGCTACGAGCAGGGCGTGGAACTCGAGCCCGATCCGCCGACCTACGGCGGGCCGCGGTTCGACTTCAACGCGTAGTAACGGTGATATCTGCGGCGGTTCGAGTGTAAGCGATGCACCCGCGAGCGACCAGCGGGAGCGAGCGGCCGCTTCGGCCTCTTTGCGAACGAACTGAGCAAAGGTCAGCGAGAGCTTCGCTCTCGCCAGACAGATTTTTGCAAGCGGTTCGAGCGAACGAAGTCGTTCGAAAGGCGCAAAGCACCTTTCGTGATGACGAGAGAGCTCCGCTCTCTCGAACCATGAGCGAGGTCGTTCGAAACCGACGGTTTCGCTTGATGCGAGAAATCTCCGATTTCTCAGCAACCCGCAGCAAAAAGGTGGGAACACAACCCTTTTCGACGCCGGGAAGTACCTAGTGGCATGGACGAAGCCGCCGTTCGCGACCGCCTCCGGACGGTCGAAGATCCGGAACTCGGCGACGATATCGTGTCGCTCGGGCTGGTCAACGACATCACCGTCGACGGCGATCAGGTCGCCATCGATCTCGCACTGGGCGCCCCCTACTCACCGAGCGAGAGCGACATCGCTGCCGATGTCCGCGAGGTGCTCACCGCCGAGGGCCTCGAGGCGGACCTCACCGCGAGCGTGCCCGATCGCGACGACCTCACCAGCGAGGAACAGGTACTGCCGAACGTCAAAAACGTCATCGCCGTCGCCTCCGGGAAAGGTGGCGTCGGCAAGTCGACCGTCGCGGTCAACCTCGCCGCCGGCCTCTCACAGCTCGGTGCCCGGGTCGGCCTCTTCGACGCCGACGTCTACGGGCCAAATGTGCCGCGGATGGTCGACGCAGACGAGCCGCCGATGGCCACCGAGGACGAGACCCTCGTTCCGCCCGAGAAGTACGGCGTGAAGCTGATGAGCATGGCCTTCCTCACCGGCGAGGACGACCCCGTTATCTGGCGCGGTCCGATGGTCCACAAGGTCATCACCCAGTTGACGGAGGACGTGGAGTGGGGTCACCTCGACTACCTCGTCGTCGACCTCCCGCCGGGCACCGGCGACACCCAGCTGACGATGCTCCAGACCATGCCCGTCACCGGCGCGGTCATCGTCACGACCCCGCAGGACGTGGCGCTGGACGACGCCCGGAAGGGCCTCGAGATGTTCGCCAAACACGACACCGTCGTGCTCGGCATCGCCGAGAACATGTCGACGTTCGCCTGCCCCGACTGCGGCGGCGAACACGATATCTTCGGCTCCGGCGGCGGCGAGGCGTTCGCCGAGGAACACGAGCTCCCCTTCCTGGGTTCGATCCCGCTCGATCCGGCCGTCCGCGAAGGCGGTGACGGCGGGAAGCCGACGGTCCTGAAAGACGGCGACGAGACCAGCGACGCCCTGCGGACGATTACCGAGAACGTCGCCAACAACACTGGGATCGTTCACCGGCAGGCCATCTCCCAGAGCCGACGCAACGAGGCAGCCTCTCCGGATCGATGACAGCCGGCGGTGACGACGGGAGTAGGGAGAAGACTGCCGCTGGCGACGAGAGTGAGGTGGACACTGCCGCTGCCAACGAGTTCGATCCCGATCCCGAGCGCGTCGAGTTCCTCCGCGAAGTCGCCGACGACGTTCGCGGCGACACGAGCGAGCGCAAACAGCTCGCTAACATCCTCTATCGAACCAGCGATCTCTACGACGAGGGCGAGGAAACATCTCCCGAGGAGATCGTCCGCAACGTGAAGTTCATCCTTGAGGTCACCGAGCGAGGCGGTCTCGAGCGCTGATCTCGTCTCGAGTGCTGTGAGTGAACCGACGTCTTCTCGGAGTGTCGAGCGCGCCCCGAGTCGATCGTCGGAGTGACTCGCTCGAGACCCCTCTTCGGCCAGTACCGACCAGCGAGGGTTGTCCCTGTTCCCGTGATGAGATGTGGACGTAAAACCACGAGACATCGCCGCGCCGATACCCCACGCCCCTCTGTGGCATCAAATGTCTTCTAAAACCATTTAGGGGTGTTGCTTATTCGTCTGGCTGCTGTCCGTCCGACTAGGAAACAGTGGCGGGGCATCGGTTCGCCTCGGTACTGGTACCATACTCTATGACAGACACGACATCACCCATCGAAAGCACGTTCGAGATGCAGCGCCAGTCGATCAAACGGAGTCAGCAGCTGTTCCAGCAGGGACTCGAGTTCCAGGAGAACGCCGCGGAAGCGTTCCTGCAGAACAGCATGGCGATGCAACGAAGCGTCCAGCGTCAGGGAACCGAACTCGCTCGGCAGCTCTTCGACGCGCAACTCGAGGCGATGGAGTCGGCCCTCGACGAGAACGGGTACGACATCCGATCGACTATCGACGAGGAATTCGAAGAGGGAACGGAACAGACCCAACAGCTGCTCAACGAGGGATTCGAGCAGGGGACGAAAATGTTCCAGCAACTGCTGCACGCACAGTTCGACGCGCTGGAATCAGCGCTGGAGGCAAACGGGGGAGATATCCGATCGACCGTCGATCGGCAGTTCGACGAGTTTGAGCAGAGTCAGGACGACATCTGGGACGAGTTCGAGACGAAGTTCCTCCACACGGTCGAAGATCTCACCGACCAGCAACGGCGGGTGCTCGCGGGGTCGATCGACTCGGTCATCGACGCCCAAGAGGAGACGGAACAGCAGACGATCGAGGTCGTCGGCCGGGCCGAGGAAACCGTCGGAACCGTCCAGCGCCAGACCGAAGAGGTTGCCGAAACCATCCAGCAGGAGACCGAAGCCACCATGCGGACGGCTCAGGAAGAGGCCGAATCGGTCGCCGAGACGACCCGAAAGAGCGCCGAAGCCACTATCGATGAAGCCGCAACGACCGAAGATCTAGCAGTCGATACCACCGACGCGATCGAAACCGCGTCCGAGCAGGGAGAAGGCGCTGCGGAGCAGAACCTGCAAGCCATCGACGGCGTCGGCCAGACCTACGCCGATCGGCTCGCCGAAGCGGGCATCGAAACCCTCGCGGACCTCGCCAGAACGGAAGCGAACACCGTCGCGGAGGCCGCAGAGATCTCGCAGGCCCGTGCAGCTGAGTGGATTCAAGCCGCCCAGTCTCACGCATAATCGACCGTCGAATCGCACCGGATAGCGGGAATCCGCAACCGACAGTTCGGTTACTGCGGTCCGTTTTGCCGGCGCGGAGCCGTCCCCGGCGGAGACGAGTATCGCCCGTCGATTTCGTCCCCGCGTGACGCCCCCAAGCTAGACGCGTCGCTTTTAGTTGTCGCTTCCGAAACGGGAGTGTGGACGCGAATCAACGGTCTCGAGCGAACCCGTACGGCATGGACGAGGAGTGTCGGAACTGTCCGGCGCTCTGTGAGACGCGCACGCAGATCGTCCACGGCTACGGCGACGTCGGCGCTGACTTCCTCTTCGTTGGGGAGCGACCGACAGCGTACGCGGACGAAGTGGGCGTTCCGTTCGCCGGCGAGGGCGGCAGCAACGGTGACGGCGGGCTGCGACGGATGCTCGAGCGCCTCGGACTATGTGCCATCGACTCGCCCGCAGACGAACCCGGACTCGAGAACGTCTATCTGACGAACCTGACTCGCTGTCGCGACCCCGATCGTCGGCCGACCGACGAGGAAATCGGCAACTGTGAGCCCTATCTCAACGCGGAAATTCGGATGATCAACCCGGAAATACTCATCCCCGTCGGCGAGCGCGCGCTGGCGGAACTCGGGGTGGAGTACACGACGACCCCGGCCGACGAACTCGCCCTCCCCGACGATCACGCGACGCGGATTCGCGGTCGCGGCTTCGAACTCGTCCCGATGATCGAGCCCCAGGAGCAGACCGACGAGCAGACGCAGGCGTGGCTCGAGGCCTTCGCGTCGCTGATGGCCTCGGACTATCGGCAGACGAAAGGGCGGCAGGGACGCTAGGCGGGGAGAACGGGAGCGATACGGCAGGGTCAGAACGATACGGCGGGGCCAGAACGAGACGAGAGACGAGAGAAACGGCCCGGCGGGGGCGGCAGAAACGAGCCGAGAGCGATGCTATCTGGGTTGACGGCGTTCGCTACCAGTACGGATTTTCGCGCCAGCGTCTCGAGCCGACGCCCAGGGCGATCAGTGTCCCCACGGCGATGACGCCGACAACGAGCGCACCCATTGTCGGCACGAAGTACTGGCCGGTCGTGTCGGTCAGATAGCCGTTTCCGAACCCGACGATGCCGAGGACTGCCAGCGCCGCGATTACGAGCGTCCCGAACAGTCCGGCGATCGATCGTTCGTCCATACCGGCTCGAAAACGCTCCGACACTATAATTCGTCTCCATTGCGGAGCCGACTCCGGACGCGATCGACGGAAGCGCCGCGTTCAAGGACCGCGCGCTCGGAGTCCGACACATGATAGTCGTCGTCCCGGTCGATCCGCCGCGGGAGGGACTCGTCCTCTCGTCGCTCGTCGAGGAGTCGCCGCTCTCCGACGCCGAGGCAGTCTCGCTCTACGAGGCCGCCGTTGCCGACGTCTGCTGGAGCGTCACCTCGAGCGGCGGCGACCTCCTGGTCAACTACCGCGACGAAGCGACTCTGCCCGAGGCACACGCCGACGGTGACCCCGAAGCGGAGGTCCGAGCGCTCGCTCTCGATGCGCTCGGGGAGGACGCGGCGGTCCGGTTCGAACGACAGGTCGGCTCGAGCCGCTCGGCCCGGATCGGCAACACCGTCACGCACCTCCTCGAGCGCGAAGGGGTCCAGAGCGCGGGGGTGCTCGAGCCGACGGTGCCGCTGGTGGCCCGAACGGAGATCGACGGGGCGGCGATGTCCTTGCGCCGTCACGAGGTCGTGCTCGGGCCGTCCGATGAGGGCAGCACGTACTTCGCGGGCTTTTCGGAGCCGATCGACTTCGCCGACGCGTACGCGACGCCCGAACTGTCGACGCTGGCCCGACGCGCGGCCGACGGCGGGCTTAGCGTCGGTTTCGCCCCGATGCTTCCCACCGTCGCGACGGCTGCTGGGTTTCGGGCGACCGTTGCGGGGCTCGAGGCTCGGCGGGCCGCCGAGCGGCCGGGTGCAGAGGCGACGGCGACGCTCGTGGACGAACTCGGAATTCGAGTCGGGGAGGACGGCGGGCTCGAGCGCGAATAGACCGACAACCCTTTTGGAACGTGCGGTAAAACGGAGAGCGAGGTGGGGTGGCAGAGCGGCCTAACGCGCCTGCCTTGAGAGCAGGTGGCCTCCAAGCCTCATGGGTTCAAATCCCATCCCCACCGTTTTCCGTGAGAGAATACGACGAACGTAGTGAGGAGTCTCTAGAGCGGAAAACGAAACGGTGGGATTTGAATCAGGGAGTGGAACGACCGTGGTTCAAATCCCATCCCCACCGTACTCTATTGTTCTCGTCCCGAGTCTCGAATACCAGAGTCGACTCAGTTGAGGATGAGCGGTCCCATCGGAGAGTCTGTTTGGCGAGGGTCGTGAGCCGCAGGATGCGCGAAGTAAACCGGAGAATCGGTCGGTTTGAGGTGGCGAACGCAGCACTGGCGACCCAGGGATAATCTCGATCATGATTGCGATAGACGACGCA containing:
- a CDS encoding DUF5783 family protein; this encodes MTEFDPEKFEEKYVHYFEELEEAYSAAYQQLHGQYDSAVLRAIDRQVLSESEPFYEGNGEFRVELPAEPAARVGAVADHEQFEPVLEAFVDRIEDELQRIFEFDETA
- a CDS encoding Mrp/NBP35 family ATP-binding protein, with translation MDEAAVRDRLRTVEDPELGDDIVSLGLVNDITVDGDQVAIDLALGAPYSPSESDIAADVREVLTAEGLEADLTASVPDRDDLTSEEQVLPNVKNVIAVASGKGGVGKSTVAVNLAAGLSQLGARVGLFDADVYGPNVPRMVDADEPPMATEDETLVPPEKYGVKLMSMAFLTGEDDPVIWRGPMVHKVITQLTEDVEWGHLDYLVVDLPPGTGDTQLTMLQTMPVTGAVIVTTPQDVALDDARKGLEMFAKHDTVVLGIAENMSTFACPDCGGEHDIFGSGGGEAFAEEHELPFLGSIPLDPAVREGGDGGKPTVLKDGDETSDALRTITENVANNTGIVHRQAISQSRRNEAASPDR
- a CDS encoding helix-hairpin-helix domain-containing protein is translated as MTDTTSPIESTFEMQRQSIKRSQQLFQQGLEFQENAAEAFLQNSMAMQRSVQRQGTELARQLFDAQLEAMESALDENGYDIRSTIDEEFEEGTEQTQQLLNEGFEQGTKMFQQLLHAQFDALESALEANGGDIRSTVDRQFDEFEQSQDDIWDEFETKFLHTVEDLTDQQRRVLAGSIDSVIDAQEETEQQTIEVVGRAEETVGTVQRQTEEVAETIQQETEATMRTAQEEAESVAETTRKSAEATIDEAATTEDLAVDTTDAIETASEQGEGAAEQNLQAIDGVGQTYADRLAEAGIETLADLARTEANTVAEAAEISQARAAEWIQAAQSHA
- a CDS encoding uracil-DNA glycosylase; this translates as MDEECRNCPALCETRTQIVHGYGDVGADFLFVGERPTAYADEVGVPFAGEGGSNGDGGLRRMLERLGLCAIDSPADEPGLENVYLTNLTRCRDPDRRPTDEEIGNCEPYLNAEIRMINPEILIPVGERALAELGVEYTTTPADELALPDDHATRIRGRGFELVPMIEPQEQTDEQTQAWLEAFASLMASDYRQTKGRQGR